One window from the genome of Streptomyces sp. NBC_00708 encodes:
- a CDS encoding chitinase: MKRLRALLSGVATAALATAGLAAFAAQQASGASADATALGNRWYAAAPYLMPHDNNPPDAGAIMDATGLKAFQLAFILAPNGGGCSPTWDGTSPVSSDTAVGSVINAIRAKGGDVSVSIGGYGGTKLGQTCSDAASTAAAYQQVITKYQLKAIDFDLEEPEYENTAAIAREIGAAKILQQNNPGLYVSVTTAATADGTGWFGKQMLNEAKAQGFTPNNFSIMPFDGGFNGAAAQTSALTNFNSILRSTFGWDEATAYAHEGFSGMNGRSDTGEYFTQADFQTVLDFATSHHMDRFTFWSLNRDRQCIPPDNNGKTSGTCSSVAQSDWDFAKYSVKFAGVTPPTTTPPTTPPPTGSCTAAAWSSSAVYTGGTTVSYGGHTWKAKWWTQNETPGSTGEWGVWQDLGPC; encoded by the coding sequence ATGAAGCGTCTACGCGCTCTGCTCTCCGGCGTGGCCACCGCCGCACTGGCCACCGCAGGTCTCGCGGCCTTCGCCGCACAGCAGGCTTCGGGTGCGTCCGCCGACGCCACCGCGCTCGGCAACCGGTGGTACGCCGCCGCGCCCTATCTGATGCCGCACGACAACAATCCGCCGGACGCGGGCGCCATCATGGACGCCACCGGCCTCAAGGCGTTCCAGCTCGCCTTCATCCTGGCTCCCAACGGCGGCGGATGCAGCCCGACATGGGACGGGACCTCGCCGGTCTCCTCGGACACCGCCGTGGGCTCCGTGATCAACGCGATCCGGGCCAAGGGCGGCGATGTGTCGGTCTCCATCGGCGGCTACGGGGGAACGAAGCTCGGCCAGACCTGCTCGGACGCGGCGTCCACCGCCGCCGCCTACCAGCAGGTGATCACCAAGTACCAGCTGAAGGCCATCGACTTCGACCTGGAGGAGCCGGAGTACGAGAACACGGCCGCCATCGCCCGCGAGATCGGCGCCGCCAAGATCCTCCAGCAGAACAACCCGGGCCTCTATGTCTCGGTCACCACGGCGGCGACCGCCGACGGCACCGGCTGGTTCGGCAAGCAGATGCTCAACGAGGCCAAGGCCCAGGGCTTCACGCCCAACAACTTCTCCATCATGCCGTTCGACGGCGGGTTCAACGGCGCCGCCGCCCAGACGAGCGCCCTGACGAACTTCAACTCGATCCTGCGGTCCACCTTCGGCTGGGACGAGGCGACGGCGTACGCGCACGAGGGCTTCTCCGGCATGAACGGGCGCAGCGACACCGGCGAATACTTCACCCAGGCCGACTTCCAGACCGTCCTGGACTTCGCCACCAGCCACCACATGGACCGCTTCACCTTCTGGTCCCTCAACCGCGACCGCCAGTGCATCCCGCCCGACAACAACGGCAAGACGTCCGGCACGTGCAGCAGCGTGGCCCAGTCGGACTGGGACTTCGCGAAGTACTCGGTGAAGTTCGCCGGCGTCACCCCGCCCACCACCACCCCGCCGACCACGCCGCCCCCGACCGGCAGCTGCACCGCCGCCGCGTGGAGCAGCAGCGCCGTCTACACCGGCGGCACGACCGTCTCGTACGGGGGACACACCTGGAAGGCCAAGTGGTGGACCCAGAACGAGACACCCGGCAGCACGGGTGAATGGGGCGTCTGGCAGGACCTCGGCCCCTGCTGA